The region AATTCGGTGGCGCCATGGCGGAGGTGAGGGACGGGGCAGTGGCCCCGCAAATCCACTCTGTCGCGCCCTTGTGGCGCCCTGGGCGAGACTAGGGAGCGGAGCCGGGTCAGTGGGGCGAGCTAGGTCGGGGCCTGGCGGGAGAAGCGCCGCCCCGCACCCGCCACCCTCGCTGTGCCCTGCGTGGGAAAGGCCGCTGTGGGGATGGACCGTGGCGGCCCCTCCGTCTGCGCATCTGGTTCGGCCCGGGGACAGCGAGGTGCCCCCAGCCGGTGCAGGTCATCGGAGTGTGCGTGTCTGAGGCGGGAGTGAGCAGCGGGTTTGCTTTGCCAGACTTGTGGTAAATGCGGAATTGGTGGTGAGGGGCAATCGGCAAAGCATCGCCAACCCGTCAAGAGAGGGGATTGTCCCgctcttctctgctctgctgtggtgcAGTCTCAGCTCGAGTGCTGGGTATTGTTTTGGGTACCACAACGTCAGAAAAAAGATACAAAGGATATGGAGAGGATTGGTCTAGAGGGAGAACCTTATGAGGAGTGGATGAAGTCGCTTGAAGTCGTGTTCAGCCTAGAGGAGTAAAGGGAAAtctcatttcagttttcagcttcCTCACGagggggaagcagaggagcaggctTTGATCTGGTCTCTGGTGACCAATGACAGGATCCGAGTGAAAGGCTTTAAGGATCCGAGTGAAAGGCTTTAAGTTTTGTCAGGGGacatttaggttggatatcaagaaaaggttcttcaccccGAGGGTGATTGGGTGCtagaacaggctccccagggaaatggtcacagcaGCAAGGGTGACAGAGTTCAGTGAAcgtttggacaatgctcttgggcacagggtgtgactcttggggtgtctcgtgcagagccaggagctgggtttgatgatccttgtgagcCACTTCGAACTCAGCACGTTCTGTGACTGTGGGGAAGTGATGCTGTGGTGTTTGACCACCGGAGAGCTACTCAGTTAGCTCATAACGGAAACCTCAGCTTTTTTGTGAGGGCTTGGGAGTACAGCTGTAGAGAAGACCACTGGTTTTATAGGTTGTAGAATCTTTACTGCGGGGTGAGTATCATGAACTTCTGAAAGCATGTGGGACTGTCAGGGTTATAGAAGAAGGTGCAACGACTTCTGCCCGTTACAACACTATGAGctgtttttttacagaaaagcatCTGTCAAAAATGACTTGCAGAAGTTTCTTCTCTGTTGGAGAGATGTGGTGTTACCTACACCTGCGTTTGTGGTGTCAACAGCTGCTGTTGAGCAGTAATTAGCCATGTGAACACAAAGTGGTACTGCACACAGAAGTTTATGTTCTTTTTTACGGTGATAGCGAAGGAACATTtacaaattttttgttttcttcagaattgACTTCTTTATTGCCTGCATATAAAAACAGAACTGGGAAGGATGTGGGATAAAAGCTTTTATGCTCATGGATTTGTTATGCACGTAACAGTGCAGAAAATTTGATCAAAGTATTTGGCTTGCTTTTCAAAGTCTTATAAGTCTTCAAGgaatagaatatatttttgaacAAACACTGAAGTAAAACAACTAATAtaataatttagttttttaGTTTCCAAGAGGATTAGTGTCTTTGGTGAACGGAATGGTTGCATGTCCTGTAACAGAACTGAGATTTGAAATTGTTACACAGTTCAATTTATGTTTCAGtgttcagtttttcatttcaatctgttcaaatatatttaaatgctCCTTTTTTTAGGAAGTCCAAAAGCATTCTGTGCACACACTTGTGTTCAGGTCTTTGAAGAGAACCCATGACATGTTTGTAGCTGATAATGCCAAGCCTATCCCATTGGATGAAGAAAGGTAAGTGCTGCTGCACTCAGTAAAGTTTTAAACTCTGTCAATGATTGCTCTACCCAAGTCAGAAATTCAGATGTTTCTGTACTGTTAACAGTGTAATCTTGAAGGGAGAGAAATATTAGAGTTGTGAAGTAAATTTAATGACTTTCTCTCTAAAATATTTCGAAGCTTGCTAGCAGTTCAGAGGCTGGGGTTTAATGAGGGCTTTGCTTTACTCTTCCCACAGTCACAAGGTGAAAATGGCAGTGAAGCTGCGCACGGAGTACGGCTCAGTGCTGCACATGCCCACCCTCAAAGAGAACctgagggagaagggaggcCCCAACACCGGGGATCCCTATGGACACAAACAGTATCCTGGAAATCAAGGTGGGTTTGCCCTTAGTGGTATATTTGTCCTTTCTTTTGGAACAGTCTCACTGATGTAAAATCTGCAGAATGCAGTCAAGTGTTAATCCACCAGAGATAAATACAGAGATCAAAGAAACCTTTTTTGATTGGTATTTTTCTTGCTAGGGTCCACATGAGGTAAGTGAttcagaaaaaagggaaagcttGTTTTAACAAAGGAGTTATTGGgtgctgtgaatttttttataGTGATTAATTGgtaaaaagagtaatttttggTAATGTTAGTGTGTGATGTACATATGTGTTGGAATTGAGTAACGTATTTCTTATGTTTGCAAGTTCATGATGATTAAGGAGACATGCTCTTTTGTtgacttctgtttgttttggcatttttctgttgttttctgtttggggtggttttttgttgttttagttCTGTTTCATAGTATGTTTACAGTCTGTTAGCCATGCAGTTTTTAAACCAGGGAAGATATTATTTCAAATCTGTAGAGTTTGTCAGTATATGTTTCATGATGTATAAAATGTGTATGTGTTAGGTAGATCCCGTATGAAAATTCTCTTCTGAAATTGCTGCCTCATTTTAGTTGATGTAGTTGATACTCAGTTGGTGTTGAGATTCTGCCCAGGATGCTTTATTTGGAAGCATTGTGAAAGTGAAACATGAAACATTCTCTCAACAtgagagagaatgaaaaatcttttaggaagaaaacaacCTTTTTCAATTCTGGCAGCAGTGACAACCAACTGACTAGCTTACATTTTAGACACCCATGCTCTTTGTATACTTGAATCCTTTTCCATGATATCTACTCCAAAGGCAGTGTCAAGTTTTTTCTCTTGAGCCCTCTTGATAACAGGTAGCTTCACCATTCAACTTATTTATTACAGTTATTTTTTACAGTTGAGCTCTCTAAAATGGAGATAACcagaacaaattaaattaatgagaataaaaaatgtttacataGGAGGTGGTTActgatttcttttgctgtgtaTGGTCTGCTCTCTTTTCCACTATTTTGCTGTTTGAGTGCATTGTTTGCAGTGCAGTAGAGggtataaatattaataaaacattctCTTGTTCTTTAGGACAAGAGGTTGAGTATATGGTAACTGGCACACACCCATACCCATCTGGGCCTGGTAAGTAAAATTTTCCAGGTGTTCACGtggattttttgggtttctgTATGAACAAGATATCCTTTATCCTAGTAGGAGCAGGCTTCCTCTTGATATGAATCCATACTTAATAGTTGTGGAATGTTGTCTGCTTTTCATCACCTTGCCCTGGAGAAGAGACTTGAGGGTGCAGTAATTTTAGTGTCATTTGCTTTTGCCTGTGCTTGTATAGGAGttgtgtttctgtgttgttACACTGGCCATTGCTAATGGCCACTGTTACTGATCAGTCCTGCTCTGTTCTTGTAAGAGCTTAGTTTTAGCTGTTGATCTTGCATTGTGTTTCAGGTTATTATGAGTATAGTAGAAAATCTGTTGTCTTGATTTACAACTTGAAAGATGTAAGTGTTCAGTGGCCCCtcaaccattaaaaaaacaggCAGAGTAACTTGCTTGTAACCGTGGGGGCGAGAATTGCTCACAGTAGTTTCCTAAAGTTCATTGTTCTTTTAATAGAATCATTTATATCAGGGTTGAAAATCAggtttctttctctgctgtttcttgCTTTAACCTGAGTATTTTGCCCAAATACTGAGTTTGTTGTCAACTGACGGAAGTTTGGTTaggaaaagaagtaaaacaatGAGTTAAATATACCAGTCTGCACCAAAACTTTACTTTACAAagaggtttttaatttttttttaaacaatatctGCTGTTCTTGAGATAAGGTTTTTCTTGGTTTGAAAGAATGGATTGGAATtgaaaagaatttgaaagaattcccttggaatggagaattcaaatcccctccctccaaattattataatttagaaaattggaggggctttcaggcagagGTATGGGGATAGGAATAACTGATGCCCCTGCGGGACTCCGAGAGCACCAGGCTGCAGTGGTGGAAAATCCGGGGCTAGCAGATGAAGCTCCGCGGTGGTAGCTGGAACAgcagggatgtcccagcagagcaggggcagtgCGGGGCCACAGAGTAGCAAAAAGCCTCAAAGCGGAGCTGGAGAAAGGGCGGCGGCGGGACAAGGGCggcccagcagggcaggaggaggagctcaGAGTTCCCGGGCACACGaacagatgatggcagatttcccaggatGTGGTGGTGACAGTGAACTCCTCCCGCAGCAAGCAGTAGCCTGGCCGTCCTCTCTCCGATGAGATGCCGagagcaggagagcaaagctgcccccagccccgtcctttacctgcccccaGGCCTCTCGGTATCTTTTCCCCTGGAGAAAAAACtcccagagacaaaaaaaaccccaaaaaaaacaaaaaaaaaaaaaaaccaaaaaaaaaaaaaaaaaaaagaacaaaaaaaaaccaaaaccaacaacaacaacaaaaaacccaaaaaggtGTAGCCTGTTGCTACACTCTCCTTTGTCCActcctttgttttcctcaagCATCCATAAGTACTCAGTAATTAGTTTCCAAGcaacttatggggaaaaattctataagtaaaaaaggaaaaaattaaccCCCCAACAAGGTTAAAAGAACTGAAGATGTAGCCTGAAATTCTCACTTTAGTAAGACTAAACCTTTTACAGCTCTGGCTCCACTGTGTGAGGCCAAACACCACATAGCACTGGATGATTATTGTACTAAAGAGCCTAAATTACCAAGTGCTTCGCAAGATCGTGTTTATTTTGGTGATGTTTGGATTTCCATAGCAGTTGAAGCTGGATATAAAGATGGATGCTGCTCCTAGTTAgacttttttaaatttgtttgtttccacTGATATACTATTTTATACTCTAGATTTGTACTCACATATGTAGTACATCAGGATGGAAAGGATTTTTGGCAAAACAAGAATTTCAGTAGATTTGAATTGGATGTGAAAATGTTACTGAAGGAAGATATTGCAGGTGTGTCAGGCCCTTGTTTGCTGGCATATGCATATACCTTTATGTGTTTGTATAATACACTTTTGAGTTCCTGTTTAAAGGAGTTGTCTTCATTTCTGATGtgtgatttttggttttgtttctttcttcaagGTGTGGCTTTGACAGCAGATACTAAGGTCCAGAGGATGCCAAGTGAATCTGCAGCACAGTCCTTAGCCGTAGCACTTCCTGCTTCCCAGTCCAGGTACTGCTGTGTTACCTCATTGACACTTATCTGTGGGAATTTCAAGGCAAATAACAGAAGCTGGGATAAGAACTACTTGGAGTATTTCCTAACTCCTTTTAGCGTGGATAGGCATTGTTTTTCTGTAcgctttttgttttggtttttgtttgtttgtttgttttgttttgtttttgttatgttATGAGAAGCAGTGGCTGGAAGCTGGACCAAGGGAAGTTTTGTTTAGTTAGAAGAGAAACATGTGACGCTTTGTATCTGTAACTTGGGGTGGTCAAGCCATGGACAGGGTGCCAAGAGAGGTTGTGAACTCTCCATCCTGAGAGGTGTACAGCACTCAGCTGGGTGCAGCCTTGTGGTGCCTTATCACTCAGCAGGAGAAAGTCCACTGCAATTCACTCACCATTTTCCCTCACCCTAGGCTGGATGCAAACCGGACAGCTGCTGGTGTGGGTGACATTTACAGGCATGCTGGAATGTCTGAGCGTTCACAACCCCCTGGGATGTCTGTGGTGAGTCCATTGCACATCTAATGTGAGCAGTACATGGTGTTGACCAGATTGCTTCtggatctgtgtgtgtgttgtgtggaGATCTCCTAACTGACTAAATTTAATCAGAATTGAGAAGGCAGAAGGAGAAAGTTTTAGGCTTTGGGCAAAGAGATAAGCTACAAACCAGAAGAGTAATCCTTCTTTTAACTTACAGGCTATGGTGGAAGCTGGTGGAAACAAAAATTCTGCGTTAATGCCAAAGAAGGCTCCAACCATGCCCAAACCTCAGTGGCATCCACCTTGGAAACTATACAGAGTAAGTTAGAAATTACATGACACAAATGTCCATATAAAAGTAAACATACTCTATGTAAGACCTCAAATCATAATTTTTGCTCTCATTCACAAAAAATATAatcaaatattatttaaaaagatgATTAAAAAGTGATCACAACTAAGTTGTATACACACACTCTCTTTGATGCTCTTTTTTACTCTCGTAGCTGTATTATGATGAAGTGGATGAAAGGTTTGCTGTATTAGTCAGAAATCTGAAGGCTAacctttaaagcatttttttgaaaaacacttgGGCTCCAGTGAGTATATAGGTTTTCTAAATAAAGCACCATTTGAACATTGTTTGCTATAAAAATGATGATAAATTTTGGTCCCATTTGAAAGAAATGACACCAAAATAAACCCATGAGAGATTTATGataaacagatgaaaaattgaaaatggcCTCCTTATTAGGAGcactttcttttcagagaaatacTATCAGTATAATTCAAGTCGCTGGACTAATTCTACATAGAAACAGTTCTAGTGAAGGTCAAAATCCTTGTTCAACAAGGCAAAAGTTTGTTCAGGCAGCTTGGAAATAGAAGCATATCTGGAACACCAAATGTGGATTTCACCTATCTGTTGCTTTAGATCTATATTTCAAATGGTTTTCGTGAGCTTGATTTGAAGTTGTTTGTGATGATGTGAACTCAGAATAGatcaaattaattatttcttcaaTTTCTCCCCAGAAAAGCTCATTTCTATTCctatattaggaagaaatctaGACATTTATCTGAAAATCTTGTGTCTGTGATCTGATGTTATCAGAAAACGCCACTTCAGCTTTCCAAAGTATTACTGCCTAAAAAGCTTTGTTGTGTTTTAAATCTTTTGAAATGAGCTGTATGATGGTACATGAAACATGACATCCAGTGAAGCTAGTCATAGGGTTTGATTTTAGGTGTCTGACTTTGGAGAATTTGGAGAAACAGgctgctgaaagcaaagcatGTATTGGCAGAGTATTTCTTGAGAGATCAGTGTCCATTATTTTATTGTTGGAAAGTGTCCAACTCTCATATTACTCGTGTTTTGGAGTAAAGAAGGTGTGCTTTAAAAAGCTATTATATAGAAATGTGATTTAATCGCCAACATTTTTATAATTGTTCTTTGTGTAAGCGCTATACAGCAGCATAAGGAATCTGTACTCAAATGCAGTCTTTCTCTGCATAGCTTCAAGTGTTGAGCCACAGTGTTAGGAACTCTCAAAGGATGTGAAAAATTCGCTTATAGGAACAGGATATTTACGTATTGCAGCTTTCCCAAGTCTGGTGTATGtgaatttttagttttctctttgtttaagTGAAGTAGAAGTCAAGCTGTCTTCAGACCTGATTTCACATTTGACTTTTGGTAAATGTTAGCAAATTACAGTGttggagaaggaaaattacATCAAGAGCTATTGTATTGTTTCTGATCTAAacaattttttggtttttttttttttctgaaggttaTCAGTGGTCACCTGGGCTGGGTGAGATGTATTGCAGTAGAACCAGGAAATCAGTGGTTTGTTACTGGCTCTGCTGACAGAACTATAAAGGTAAGAGCTTGGAAGAAATGACTGACAAACTTTGTAgggagtggggttttttggtttcctttttatttaaaactgtttcCAGTCCTTGGAAACAGTTTCTTATTCAATGTTTGCAGAATAATGACTgcagaacattttttattctattaCGTTGTCATAAAGGATTTGTGGAGTAGCACAAATAGTAGTTCTTTTCTTAAGATTTCATTTATTACATGAGCAAGTGTTTATGTGACTATATTTTTGACTTACATTACAGCAGGATCAGTTATGCCTGGGCTGTTTACCCAGAGTCAGTGTGTAGCTTTTTCCTGTCTACATTAAAATTCCTATTTTGGTGCAGATTTGGGACCTTGCAAGTGGCAAATTAAAATTGTCTTTGACGGGACACATCAGTACTGTACGGGGGGTGATAGTAAGCGCAAGAAGTCCGTACCTCTTTTCTTGTGGAGAAGACAAACAGGTGAAATGCTGGGATCTTGAGTACAACAAGGTAAGCTGCAGTTTTGTTAATTGAAGGAATTGGTAGTagcaaatacagaaatcaaAGCGTTTAGAATATTCTTTCAGTTACAAGTTCCTGTGGTTTTTATTCATCTAGGTTATCAGGCATTACCATGGTCATCTAAGTGCTGTCTATGGGTTAGACTTGCATCCAACAATAGATGTGCTGGTGACATGTAGCAGAGATTCAACAGCACGAGTAAGTATTGCATTGTAGTGTTTTAATATCTTGATATGTGTATTTCAGTATCTTTATTTGTAAAAATGAGCACTTAGCAAAAGTCATCATCAATTTGGATGAAATACTAAGATGATTTGTGTTAGCTTTGTCTTATATTGTTGATAAAATTGAAGCTCAAATGCACATGTCACTTCAGgatgatgttttatttcttgatttaGTAGGTATACTACACAGTGTATGTAGGATTGCTTAGTATTTGGAAGGTGTTATGGGACCATGGTGACTTAAATAATCCATATGCCTAGAGGTTCCTGCTCCCCTTTAAATTTGCCAGCTGAGGCAGTTCTGTGTAAATGGTTGGGTGAAAAATATCGCctaaatagcattttttaatctgtagAACTATGGCAAGGAAATTTTGTAATCAATGACAATGCCTAAAACACATTGAATATGCACTTGTTTCTGACCTCTGACGTATTTGCTGTGAATTCATAGATTTGGGATGTAAGGACAAAAGCCAGTGTGCACACACTATCAGGACACACCAATGCAGTAGCAACTGTGAAGTGCCAAGCTGCAGAACCACAAATTATTACAGGTATGGTAGGCATGGTTTCATGAGTAACATGATTGAAAAACCTAATGACGAGTGTGATTGTTTAGTAATTGTGTGATGCTCCTAATGTTATCTTGGTGAATTTGCTCAAATCTTGTACTAGTTTCTGTCAAAAATGGGCCTTGCAATGGTTATTACATACTATTAATGGTATGTTTAAGCAAATATGGCTGTGCATAGTTTGAATGCTTTTctgcactttctttttttctggtgttttcaTTTGTATTATAATATGTGTTGAGACTTGtattttc is a window of Sylvia atricapilla isolate bSylAtr1 chromosome 4, bSylAtr1.pri, whole genome shotgun sequence DNA encoding:
- the PLRG1 gene encoding pleiotropic regulator 1, producing the protein MAEEVQKHSVHTLVFRSLKRTHDMFVADNAKPIPLDEESHKVKMAVKLRTEYGSVLHMPTLKENLREKGGPNTGDPYGHKQYPGNQGQEVEYMVTGTHPYPSGPGVALTADTKVQRMPSESAAQSLAVALPASQSRLDANRTAAGVGDIYRHAGMSERSQPPGMSVAMVEAGGNKNSALMPKKAPTMPKPQWHPPWKLYRVISGHLGWVRCIAVEPGNQWFVTGSADRTIKIWDLASGKLKLSLTGHISTVRGVIVSARSPYLFSCGEDKQVKCWDLEYNKVIRHYHGHLSAVYGLDLHPTIDVLVTCSRDSTARIWDVRTKASVHTLSGHTNAVATVKCQAAEPQIITGSHDTTIRLWDLVAGKTRVTLTNHKKSVRAVVLHPRHYTFASGSPDNIKQWKFPDGNFIQNLSGHNAIINTLAVNSDGVLVSGADNGTMHLWDWRTGYNFQRVHAAVQPGSLDSESGIFACVFDQSESRLLTAEADKTIKVYKEDDTATEETHPVSWKPEIIKRKRF